The following are from one region of the Biomphalaria glabrata chromosome 4, xgBioGlab47.1, whole genome shotgun sequence genome:
- the LOC129926045 gene encoding uncharacterized protein LOC129926045 yields the protein MAASNGVETDAAPDLEDSPNELDLCSFEKHKYLMGSELRKDNFEILIISHEDDDKQVRKFQQSLMEKVKYSKYNVLVNPKVELHRDLIYEDDSPTPELDFSLRKATVVFLYATHSFSMCQWTVFEGRVSLGNVVKMGSHSLYVVHTKPKDKRDYSLPSTLTGPTDLCFSEDDNNEQFYKNVANILNKSNCVQYKKDVELYNKRLGFFQTKYPHILKHYKLNNDPRILGQTDLVANPQTPNDPKQRADSNQTRCAKTVAITEESSAIEVNRIDNNTKLGQISLDKPSGSSSGTETGPDVEVDNALQTLEMPKSLSPSAPVKEDKTLRGTGPAEGQDRASGHAVDDEETCCMTSDLTELKLIDDIPVPVPKEDPSTTVTSDEHTQPKELCEVIDDLPVPVPKDNPSTTVTSDEHTQPKEISEVIDDLPVPVPKEDHSTTVNSVEHTQPKEICEVIDDLPVPVPKDDPSTTVNSVEHTQPKEICENLSSVADNDSVVADCGIKATDVEFGVKDKETELVKELTISDSCIRNTNTGIMTVSTFSSDSGCCESDFKTEISLN from the exons ATGGCCGCGAGCAACGGAGTAGAGACAGATGCAGCACCTGATCTAGAAG aCTCTCCAAACGAACTAGATCTATGCTCTTTTGAAAAACACAAATATCTAATGGGCTCCGAGCTAAGGAAAGATAACTTTGAAATACTTATAATAAGCCACGAGGATGACGACAAACAAGTGCGAAAGTTCCAACAGTCATTAATGGAAAAAGTCAAGTATTCCAAATACAATGTACTGGTGAATCCCAAAGTGGAACTGCATCGAGATCTTATTTACGAAGACGATTCCCCGACTCCAGAGCTGGATTTCTCTTTGAGAAAAGCCACTGTTGTTTTTCTGTACGCCACCCACTCCTTCAGCATGTGTCAGTGGACTGTGTTTGAAGGTCGGGTGTCGCTGGGCAATGTCGTCAAAATGGGCTCTCATTCGTTATACGTGGTACATACAAAGCCGAAAGATAAACGAGATTATTCCTTGCCATCGACTCTGACAGGCCCCACAGATCTTTGCTTTTCTGAAGATGATAATAATGAGCAATTTTACAAGAATGTAGCAAATATCTTGAATAAATCTAATTGCGTACAATATAAAAAGGACGTTGAACTTTATAATAAGAGACTCGGATTCTTTCAGACAAAATATCCTCATATTCTCAAGCATTATAAGTTAAACAACGACCCCAGAATTCTGGGCCAAACAGATTTAGTAGCCAACCCACAGACACCTAATGATCCTAAGCAACGCGCCGATTCAAATCAAACGCGTTGTGCTAAAACAGTTGCTATAACAGAAGAGTCATCTGCTATAGAGGTAAACAGAATTGATAACAATACAAAATTAGGCCAAATTTCCCTCGATAAGCCTTCAGGCTCTTCCAGTGGCACAGAGACTGGACCTGATGTGGAAGTAGACAACGCCTTGCAGACTCTTGAAATGCCTAAGTCTCTATCCCCGAGCGCTCCGGTGAAAGAAGATAAGACACTGAGGGGTACGGGTCCTGCAGAAGGTCAGGACAGAGCATCAGGTCATGCTGTAGACGACGAAGAAACATGCTGCATGACAAGTGACCTTACTGAACTCAAGCTTATTGATGACATTCCAGTGCCTGTACCAAAAGAGGACCCTTCCACGACAGTTACTTCAGATGAGCACACACAACCTAAAGAACTATGTGAGGTTATTGATGACCTTCCAGTGCCTGTACCAAAAGACAACCCTTCCACGACAGTTACTTCAGATGAGCACACACAACCTAAAGAAATAAGTGAGGTTATTGATGACCTTCCAGTGCCTGTACCAAAAGAAGATCATTCCACGACAGTTAATTCAGTTGAACACACACAACCTAAAGAAATATGTGAGGTTATTGATGACCTTCCAGTGCCTGTACCAAAAGACGACCCTTCCACGACAGTTAATTCAGTTGAACACACACAACCTAAAGAAATATGTGAAAATTTATCCAGTGTAGCTGACAATGATTCGGTGGTTGCTGACTGCGGCATTAAAGCTACTGACGTAGAGTTTGGTGTCAAAGATAAGGAAACAGAACTTGTAAAGGAGTTAACAATATCTGACAGTTGTATACGGAATACAAATACCGGTATTATGACTGTTAGTACTTTTAGTTCCGATTCAGGTTGTTGTGAATCAGACTTCAAAACGGAAATTTCACTAAACTAA
- the LOC106064616 gene encoding histone-lysine N-methyltransferase 2D-like produces MQPRVQMMLRPPVSLAKGPLTLSKTSPLSETSPLSETSPLGETSPLGETSPLSETSPLSETSPLSETSPLSETNPLSETSPLSETSPLSETSPLSETSPLSETSPLGETSPLGETSPLSETSPLSETSPLSETSPLSETSPLGETSPLGETSPLSETSPLSETSPLSETSPLSETSPLSETSPLSETSPLSETSPLSETSPLSETSPLSETSPLSETSPLSETSPLSETSPLSETSPLSETSPLSETSPLSETSPLSETSPLSETIPLSETSPLSETSPLSETSPLSETSPLSETSPLSETSPLSETSPLSETSPLSETSPLSETSPLSETSPLSETSPLSETSPLSETSPLSETSPLSETSPLSETSPLSETSPLSETSPLSETSPLSETSPLSETIPLSETSPLSETSPLSETSPLSETSPLSETSPLSETSPLSETSPLSETSPLGETSPLSETSPLSETSPLSETSPLSETSPLSKTSPLRETSPLSKTSPLSETSPLSETSPLSETSPLSETSPLSETSPLSETSPLSETSPLSETSPLSETSPL; encoded by the exons atgCAACCTAGGGTGCAGATGATGTTGAGGCCtcctgtttctttggccaaag GACCACTAACATTGAGCAAAACAAGCCCACTGAGTGAAACAAGCCCACTGAGTGAAACAAGCCCACTGGGTGAAACAAGCCCACTGGGTGAAACAAGCCCACTGAGCGAAACAAGCCCACTGAGTGAAACAAGCCCACTGAGTGAAACAAGCCCACTGAGCGAAACAAACCCACTGAGCGAAACAAGCCCACTGAGCGAAACAAGCCCACTGAGTGAAACAAGCCCACTGAGTGAAACAAGCCCACTGAGTGAAACAAGCCCACTGGGTGAAACAAGCCCACTGGGTGAAACAAGCCCACTGAGCGAAACAAGCCCACTGAGCGAAACAAGCCCACTGAGCGAAACAAGCCCACTGAGCGAAACAAGCCCACTGGGTGAAACAAGCCCACTGGGTGAAACAAGCCCACTGAGCGAAACAAGCCCACTGAGTGAAACAAGCCCACTGAGCGAAACAAGCCCACTGAGCGAAACAAGCCCACTGAGCGAAACAAGCCCACTGAGTGAAACAAGCCCACTGAGTGAAACAAGCCCACTGAGTGAAACAAGCCCACTGAGCGAAACAAGCCCACTGAGCGAAACAAGCCCACTGAGTGAAACAAGCCCACTGAGCGAAACAAGCCCACTGAGTGAAACAAGCCCACTCAGTGAAACAAGCCCACTCAGTGAAACAAGCCCACTCAGTGAAACAAGCCCACTCAGTGAAACAAGCCCACTGAGTGAAACAAGCCCACTGAGTGAAACAATCCCACTGAGTGAAACAAGCCCACTGAGTGAAACAAGCCCACTGAGCGAAACAAGCCCACTGAGTGAAACAAGCCCACTGAGCGAAACAAGCCCACTGAGTGAAACAAGCCCACTGAGTGAAACAAGCCCACTGAGTGAAACAAGCCCACTCAGTGAAACAAGCCCACTGAGTGAAACAAGCCCACTCAGTGAAACAAGCCCACTGAGTGAAACAAGCCCACTGAGTGAAACAAGCCCACTGAGCGAAACAAGCCCACTGAGTGAAACAAGCCCACTCAGTGAAACAAGCCCACTGAGTGAAACAAGCCCACTCAGTGAAACAAGCCCACTGAGTGAAACAAGCCCACTCAGTGAAACAAGCCCACTGAGTGAAACAAGCCCACTGAGTGAAACAATCCCGCTGAGCGAAACAAGCCCACTGAGTGAAACAAGCCCACTGAGCGAAACAAGCCCACTGAGTGAAACAAGCCCACTGAGCGAAACAAGCCCACTGAGTGAAACAAGCCCACTGAGTGAAACAAGCCCACTGAGTGAAACAAGCCCACTGGGTGAAACAAGCCCACTGAGTGAAACAAGCCCACTGAGTGAAACAAGCCCACTGAGTGAAACAAGCCCACTCAGTGAAACAAGCCCACTGAGCAAAACAAGCCCACTGAGAGAAACAAGCCCACTGAGCAAAACAAGCCCACTGAGTGAAACAAGCCCACTGAGTGAAACAAGCCCACTGAGTGAAACAAGCCCACTGAGTGAAACAAGCCCACTGAGTGAAACAAGCCCACTGAGCGAAACAAGCCCACTGAGCGAAACAAGCCCACTCAGTGAAACAAGCCCACTGAGTGAAACAAGCCCActatag
- the LOC129925757 gene encoding ribosome-binding protein 1-like — protein sequence MKQIDRKQIDGKQTDRKQTVRKQIDRKQIDRKQIDGKQTDTKQIDRKQIDGKQTDRKQIDGKQTDRKQTDTKQTDRKQTDRKQIDRKQIDRKQIDRKEIDGKQTDMKQIDGKQIDGKQTDRKQIGRKQTDRKQTDRKQIDGKQTDRKQTDRKQIERKQIDRKQIDGKQLIGNKLMGNKLIGNKLIGNKLIGKKLMANKLIRNKFIGNKLMGNKLIGNKLKQIDGKQTDRKQTDTKQTDRKQTDRKQIDRKQIDGKQTDRKQIDGKQTDRKQTDTKQTDRKQTDRKQIDRKQNDRKQIDRKEIDGKQTDRKQIGRKQIDRKQTDRKQIDGKQTDRKQIDRKQTDRKQTDRKQIDGKQTDRKQIDRKQIDRKQIDGKQTDRKQIDRKQTDRKQIDRKQIDGKQTDRKLTDRKQTDRKQTNRKQIDGKQTDRKQTDRKQIDGKQTDRKQIDGKQIDGKQTDGKQTDGKQTDRKQTDRKQTDRKKIDRKQTDGKQTDRKQTNRKQIDGKQTDRKQTDRKQIDGKQTDRNQIDGKQIDGKQTDGKQTDGKQTDGKQIDRKQTDGKQIDEKQTDGNQN from the exons ATGAAACAAATTGATAGGAAACAAATTGATGGGAAACAAACTGATAGGAAACAAACTGTTAGGAAACAAATTGATAGGAAACAAATTGATAGGAAACAAATTGATGGGAAACAAACTGATACGAAACAAATTGATAGGAAACAAATTGATGGGAAACAAACTGATAGGAAACAAATTGATGGGAAACAAACTGATAGGAAACAAACTGATACGAAACAAACTGATAGGAAACAAACTGATAGGAAACAAATTGATAGGAAACAAATTGATAGGAAACAAATTGATAGGAAAGAAATTGATGGGAAACAAACTGATATGAAACAAATTGATGGGAAACAAATTGATGGGAAACAAACTGATAGGAAACAAATTGGTAGGAAACAAACTGATAGGAAACAAACTGATAGGAAACAAATTGATGGGAAACAAACTGATAGGAAACAAACTGATAGGAAACAAATTGAAAGGAAACAAATTGATAGGAAACAAATTGATGGGAAACAACTGATAGGAAACAAATTGATGGGAAACAAACTGATAGGAAACAAACTGATAGGAAACAAATTGATCGGAAAGAAATTGATGGCAAACAAACTTATACGAAACAAATTTATAGGAAACAAATTGATGGGAAACAAACTGATAGGAAACAAACT GAAACAAATTGATGGGAAACAAACTGATAGGAAACAAACTGATACGAAACAAACTGATAGGAAACAAACTGATAGGAAACAAATTGATAGGAAACAAATTGATGGGAAACAAACTGATAGGAAACAAATTGATGGGAAACAAACTGATAGGAAACAAACTGATACGAAACAAACTGATAGGAAACAAACTGATAGGAAACAAATTGATAGGAAACAAAATGATAGGAAACAAATTGATAGGAAAGAAATTGATGGGAAACAAACTGATAGGAAACAAATTGGTAGGAAACAAATTGATAGGAAACAAACTGATAGGAAACAAATTGATGGGAAACAAACTGATAGGAAACAAATTGATAGGAAACAAACTGATAGGAAACAAACTGATAGGAAACAAATTGATGGGAAACAAACTGATAGAAAACAAATTGATAGGAAACAAATTGATAGGAAACAAATTGATGGGAAACAAACTGATAGGAAACAAATTGATAGGAAACAAACTGATAGGAAACAAATTGATAGGAAACAAATTGATGGGAAACAAACTGATAGGAAACTAACTGATAGGAAACAAACTGATAGGAAACAAACTAATAGGAAACAAATTGATGGGAAACAAACTGATAGGAAACAAACTGATAGGAAACAAATTGATGGGAAACAAACTGATAGGAAACAAATTGATGGGAAACAAATTGATGGGAAACAAACTGATGGGAAACAAACTGATGGGAAACAAACTGATAGGAAACAAACTGATAGGAAACAAACTGATAGGAAAAAAATTGATAGGAAACAAACTGATGGGAAACAAACTGATAGGAAACAAACTAATAGGAAACAAATTGATGGGAAACAAACTGATAGGAAACAAACTGATAGGAAACAAATTGATGGGAAACAAACTGATAGGAATCAAATTGATGGGAAACAAATTGATGGGAAACAAACTGATGGGAAACAAACTGATGGGAAACAAACTGATGGGAAACAAATTGATAGGAAACAAACTGATGGGAAACAAATTGATGAGAAACAAACTGATGGGAACCAAAACTAA
- the LOC129926090 gene encoding uncharacterized protein LOC129926090 → MLCLIFPMYIKLSDEIKMAAKDENTGAFLYADNCGNAINFEEIKHLMSPTLKKDNYEILIINSPEDHEQAQRLKKGLENNVSYCKYREQGKPKVELYDEVVFEDETPTYELDFSLSKTLVVFLLATNAFCKSPMSMLLGRASLDSILKSDNQNRFLYVIHTKPERCRDYVLPTILDSVISIDFSQDGKENVEFYEKVKRLLESKVHIQYQKDVELYEKRCQFVKEASQNNKVTHTKASLSTVPMTLIHQRIESDCVFKTGDINQQLIPACAYFNSDDDIDIDRYLPLIPTNASFDSNDDIDYDDMNFDLSILNISSPESSRSTSPTNFI, encoded by the exons ATGCTTTGTCTTATATTTCCTATGTACATTAAACTTTcagatgaaattaaaatggctgCGAAAGATGAGAACACAGGTGCCTTCTTATATGCAG ATAATTGTGGGAACGCGATTAATTTTGAAGAGATCAAACACCTGATGAGCCCAACACTTAaaaaggacaattatgaaattttaattatcaatagtcCAGAGGACCACGAACAAGCTCAGAGGCTTAAAAAGGGACTAGAGAATAACGTGAGTTATTGTAAGTACCGCGAGCAAGGCAAACCAAAAGTTGAGCTTTATGACGAGGTCGTCTTCGAAGACGAAACACCCACGTATGAACTTGACTTCTCCCTCAGCAAGACCCTAGTTGTCTTTCTGCTTGCCACGAACGCCTTCTGCAAAAGTCCGATGTCTATGTTGCTTGGCCGTGCCTCGTTAGACAGCATTCTAAAAAGTGACAATCAAAACAGGTTTCTCTACGTGATCCACACTAAACCGGAGAGGTGTCGAGACTACGTCTTACCTACAATTTTAGATTCGGTCATCAGTATCGACTTCTCCCAAGACGGGAAAGAGAATGTGGAGTTCTACGAAAAGGTCAAAAGGTTACTGGAGAGTAAAGTTCACATTCAGTACCAAAAAGACGTGGAATTGTATGAAAAGCGGTGCCAGTTTGTGAAGGAAGCGTCTCAAAACAACAAAGTTACACACACAAAGGCGAGTTTGTCTACAGTGCCCATGACTTTGATTCATCAACGAATAGAGTCTGATTGTGTTTTTAAAACTGGTGATATAAATCAGCAGCTAATCCCAGCATGTGCCTACTTTAATTCAGATGATGATATAGATATTGATAGGTACTTACCACTCATCCCAACCAATGCTTCCTTCGATTCAAATGACGATATAGACTATGACGACATGAACTTTGACCTATCTATTCTAAATATTTCATCA